The sequence AGAAGCCCGAGAGAGATGGCCGAAAAGCCCTCGATATTGCCGCGCACGGGCAGGATCAGGCCATTGATTCCCCCGGCGAACAGCAGGAAGGCGGACCCGAGCAGCAGGGCGCTGACAGGCAGGAATTGTCTGAGCATGGCGGTCCTTTCTCTTGCCGGATGACCGAAGATTGCCAGAGACCGGTCCGGGATTACAGCCCGCACGGGGCGATTCCGGGTTGGGTGGATGTCTTTGCAGGCCCCGCCGTGACGCTGTAGCCTGCGGCGCAGACATGACGCTGGAGGATGGATGAATGTGTGGACGAATGGCCGTGACGCTTCCGCATGATGCGATGGCGCAGATCTTTGCCGCGGCGCCCGCGAACGCCTTGCCGGCCGTTCCGAACTACAATGTCTGCCCGACCAACGACGTGCACGTCGTGACGGCGGGCGACGACGCTGGCCAGCGCCGGCTGGGGGCCATGCGCTGGGGCTTCATTCCGCACTGGTACAAGAAGCCGGGCGACGGTCCGTTGCTGATCAACGCGCGGGCCGAGACCATCGCGGAAAAGCCCGCCTTCCGCGAGGCGGCGCGTGCGCGGCGCGGCATCATCGTGGCCTCGGGCTTTTACGAATGGACAAAGGACACCGACGGCGGGCGCGATCCGTGGTACATCACCCGTCGCGACAACGGACCGCTGGCGCTGGCGGCTGTCTGGCAGGACTGGCGACCGGATGCGGAGGAGGGGATGCGGACCTGCGCGGTGGTGACCTGCGGCGCGAACGGGCCGATGCAGCAAATCCACCACCGCATGCCCGTGGTGCTGGAGCCCGAGGACTGGCCGCTCTGGCTGGGCGAGGCGGGCAAGGGCGCGGCCGTGCTGATGAAGTCCGCCCCGGATGACGCGCTGACGTGGCATCGCGTCGATCGTGCCGTGAACTCGAACCGCGCATCGGGGTCCGCGCTGGTCGAACCGGTCTGACCGCACGCCGAAAGGCCCCGTGCGGCGCACGGAGCCTTCGGCGGTCTGTCTTGGTGGATCAGTCGTTCAGCGGGGCCGGATCGTAGGAAATCTCGCCTTCCACAAGCCCTTCGCCGTCCTGACCGTTGGAGAAGGTCAGCGGGGTCGAATGGGTCAGGTTCAGACGATAGGTCGCATCCACGCCGATCGGGCCGGATTCCCAGCTGTCTTCCGGGCCGGAAAGATACTGTACCTGGCCGCTCAGGTTGGTGAAGATCACGTTGTCGCCCGGCTTGGCATAGGTCGTGGACGGGAAGAACGACCCTTCCATGATCAGGACGGACTGGTTGTCGGCCTGGGCGGCGCCGACCCAGAATGCGGTTGCGGCAGCAACGGCGACAGCGCCCTTGCAGAATGTGTCAAGCATCGAAGTGCTCCTTGTAACGGCCCCACCCGGTTACGGATGAGTCGTGGTAAACGGCAAATGCGGCGAAATTTTGTTCGCTCGCCGCTTTGTGACCCTATTTTTCGCCGGCTTCGCCTGCCTGTGCGGCGAGCCAGGCAATGAAGGATCCCAGCGCCGCGCCGGTTTCGCGTTCGCGCGGCCAGACGAGGTAGTAGCTGCCGATGCTCTGGGTCGTCTGGTCGGACGCGAGCGCGAGCTGCCCGTCGCGCAGATAGGGATCGGCAAAGAAGGTCGGCAGCAGCGCCACCCCCAGACCGTGTATCGCCGCCTGCGCCATGGTCGAGAACTGATCGAAGACCATGCCCGCCGGCGGGTCGGCATCGACATCGAGCGCGGCAAGCCAGCGCGCCCATCCCCTCGGTCGTGTCTCGAGATGCAGGAGCGGATGTTTCAGGATCTCGGCGGCATCGCGTACCGGCGCATCCATCAGCGACGGGGCGCAGACCGGCACGACGGTTTCGGGCATCAGCGGCAGATAGCTGACGCCGGGCCAGTCCTCGTGCCCGAAATGGATCGCGGCGTCGAAGGTGCTGTCCTGGATCGCGAAGGGTTTCAGCCGGGTGGACAGGTTCACCGTCACTTCCGGGTGGCTGCGGGCAAAGTCGCGCAGGCGCGGCGCCAGCCAGTGCATGCCGAACGCGGGCAGGATCGCCAGATTCAGTGCGCCGCCCTGCGGGTTGGTGCGGGCCGATACGCTGGCCTGCGCCAGCCTGTTCAGCACGTCGCGCACATGACCGACATAGGCGCGGCCCGCTTCCGTCAGGTCCAGCTGCCTGCCGTTGCGTGCCAGCAGGTCGACGCCAAGCTGGTCTTCCAGCGTCTTGAGCTGGCGGCTGACCGCCGATTGCGTCAGCGACAGCTCTTCGGCCGCGCGCGTGGCCGACCCCAGCCGCGCCACGGCCTCGAAGGCGAGCAGGGCGGAAATCGAGGGCAGGAAACGACGCGGCGCGATCATCTATGACTTTTTCTCATGCATGCAGGACAAAGGAGCGATAGTCATCGGAGGCGGATTTTGCAATACTGGGCGCAACCGCAACCCCTATGGAGGAATTGCCATGAATGCCGAAGCCCCGATCCTGCGCGCCAAGGATGCACCCGACCTGGGTACTTTCGACTGGTCCGACCCCTTCCGGCTGGACAGCCAGTTGACCGAAGACGAACGCATGATCCGAGATTCCGCGCATGCCTATGCGCAGGAGAAACTGCAGCCGCGCGTCATCGACGCCTTTGCCAACGAGGAAACCGACCCGGAAATCTTCCGCGAGATGGGCGAGATGGGCCTGCTGGGCATCACCATCCCCGAGGAATACGGCGGGCTGGGCAGCGGCTATGTCTCTTACGGTCTGGTCGCCCGCGAGGTCGAGCGGGTCGATTCCGGCTATCGTTCGATGATGTCGGTGCAAGCCAGTCTGGTGATGTACCCGATCTACGCCTATGGCTCGGAAGCGCAGCGCAAGAAATACCTGCCCAAGCTCTGCACGGGCGAGTGGATCGGCTGTTTCGGCCTGACGGAACCGGATGCCGGTTCGGACCCCGCCGGGATGAAGACCCGTGCCGTGAAGACCGAAAACGGCTACAAGCTGACCGGCTCCAAGATGTGGATCTCGAACGCGCCGATCGCCGACGTCTGCGTCGTCTGGGCCAAATCCGAAGAGCACGGCGGCAAGATTCGCGGCTTCGTGCTGGAAAAGGGGATGAAGGGCCTGAGCGCCCCCAAGGTGGGCAACAAGCTCTCCCTGCGCGCCTCGATCACCGGCGAGATCGTCATGGATGGCGTCGAGGTGGGCGAGGATGCGCTGCTGCCCCATGTTCAGGGGCTGAAAGGCCCGTTCGGCTGCCTCAACCGGGCCCGCTACGGCATTTCCTGGGGGGCCATGGGCGCGGCGGAGTTCTGCTGGCACGCCGCGCGTCAGTACGGCCTCGACCGCAAGCAGTTCGGCAAGCCGCTGGCGCAGACGCAGCTTTTCCAGAAGAAGCTTGCCGACATGATGACCGAAATCTCCCTCGGCCTGCAGGGATCGCTGCAGGTGGGCCGCCTGATGGATCAGGCGAATGCCGCGCCCGAGATGGTCTCCATCGTCAAGCGCAACAACTGCGGCAAGGCGCTTGAAGTGGCGCGCAATGCCCGCGACATGCATGGCGGCAACGGGATTTCGGGCGAATTCCAGGTCATCCGGCACATGATGAACCTCGAGACGGTCAATACCTACGAAGGGACCCACGACGTGCATGCGCTGATCCTTGGCCGCGCGCAAACCGGTTTGCAGGCGTTCTTCTGAAACGCGGACCGGGCTGATTGCCCCGGATCCTCTGCCGGAGATTTCCGCCGAAGATGACATCGGCCCACGCCTGCCGGCGTGGCTCAGCGCCCGGGGAACACCGGGCGCTTTTTCGTGTCTTTGGGTGGGGGTGTCGGCACAATCCCCAGTGCGGTTGGGGCATTTTTGCACCATATTTGGGCAACAAACCAAATTGTGACCGTTTCATTGCGGTCGTGTTTTGCTTTTGAAAATATTCGTGGGTTAGCCTTAACGCGCAACGCGCAACAGGAGTTCCCATGTTTCGAAATTTTTTTGCGGCCTGCCTTCTTTCCATTTTCACCCAGCCGGTGCTTGCGGCGGATGTCCTGCCGGAGTGCAGCCGCGCCGGTCCCGGTCTGACCTTCTGCGCCGGCGCGGATTTCACGCGCATCGACAAGGGGCAGAACAAGGGCATCAGCTACTGGCTGCACCCCAAGGGCTTCATCTCCAAGGTTCTGGCAGAGAAGGGCGGGGCGCTCACCGTCACGCAGCAGGCCATCGAGGCGCGGATCATCGAGATGATCGATGCGCGCGCCGGGGCGGTCGGGCAGAACTTCGAATTCATCGATCTCGACAGCCGGTCGATCAACGGCGCGCCCTTCGGGACGCTGACCTACCGTCTGGCAGGGCCGAACAAGTCGACAACCGTGTTGCACAGCTATGCGGCGCTGAACGGTGTGCTGGTGCAGGTGCTCAGCCAGATGTCGCCGCGCAGCACGGCAGAGGATGCCGCCGCCCTGCGCCATGCGCATTTCGCCGCCGTCGGCGCGCTCAAGCCCATCGGGCCGGAAGCCGAGCTCTGACGTTCAGTCGCGGGGGGCGGGTGCGCCGCCCTCGAACGCGTTGCCATTGACGTAGTCGCAGGGATCTTCCTGCATCTGCAGATGCAACCCTGTCCCGGTGTAGGGGTGCGCGCGGGCCAGGTCCTCGTCCACCTCGATCCCGAGTCCGGGAGCCTCCGGCGCGGGGATGAAGCCTTCCTCGACCCGGATGCTGCTCTTGATCAGCCGGTCGTGGAACGGCGTCTCGATGGTCTCGGCCATCAGCAGGTTCGGGATCGACACGGCGAACTGGACGTTGGCGGCCCATTCCACCGGCCCCGCGTAGAGATGCGGCGCCATCTGCGCGTTGTAGACTTCCGCCATCGCCGCGATCTTCTTGGTCTCCCAGATGCCGCCCGAACGCCCCAGTGCGGGCTGCAGGATCGTGGCGGCGCCCGCGCGCAACAGCGGGGCGAACTCGGCCTTTGTCGTCAGCCGTTCGCCGGTGGCGATCGGGATGCCCACGGCCCCCGCGACCTGCGCCATCTGCGCCACGTTGTCGGGTGGCACCGGTTCCTCGTACCACAGCGGCGCATAGGGCGCGATCGCCTGGCCCAGGCGGATCGCGCCGGCGGTGGTGAACTGGCCGTGCGTGCCGAACAGCAGGTCGGCCCTGTCGCCCACGGCCTCTCGGATCGCCGCGCAAAAGGCGACGGACTGGGTGATATCGCTCATCGCGGGCATGTGGCCGCCGCGCATTGTATAGGGTCCGGCGGGGTCGAACTTCACCGCTGTGTAGCCTCGGGCGACACAGTCCGCGGCCGCCTCGGCGGCCATCTCGGGCGAGGTCCAGAAGTCGGCAAGCGGATGCCCGGGCAGGGGATAGAGATAAGTATAGGCGCGGACGCGGTCGTTCATGCGCCCGCCGATCAGCGCATGCACCGGGCGGTCGCGGTCCTTGCCCAGGATGTCCCAGCAGGCGATCTCCAGCCCCGAGAACGCCCCCATGACCGTCAGGTCGGGCCGCTGCGTGAACCCGCTGGAATAGACCCGCCGGAACATCAGCTCGATGTTCTCGGGGTTCTCCCCGGCCATGTGCCGCTCGAAGACGTCCGCGATGACCGCCCGCATCGCCTCAGGCCCGACGGAGGCGGCATAGCATT is a genomic window of Sulfitobacter alexandrii containing:
- a CDS encoding cupredoxin domain-containing protein; protein product: MLDTFCKGAVAVAAATAFWVGAAQADNQSVLIMEGSFFPSTTYAKPGDNVIFTNLSGQVQYLSGPEDSWESGPIGVDATYRLNLTHSTPLTFSNGQDGEGLVEGEISYDPAPLND
- a CDS encoding mandelate racemase/muconate lactonizing enzyme family protein, with the protein product MKLADLDIIVTAPPAPGWGGRYWILVKVTTDTGITGWGECYAASVGPEAMRAVIADVFERHMAGENPENIELMFRRVYSSGFTQRPDLTVMGAFSGLEIACWDILGKDRDRPVHALIGGRMNDRVRAYTYLYPLPGHPLADFWTSPEMAAEAAADCVARGYTAVKFDPAGPYTMRGGHMPAMSDITQSVAFCAAIREAVGDRADLLFGTHGQFTTAGAIRLGQAIAPYAPLWYEEPVPPDNVAQMAQVAGAVGIPIATGERLTTKAEFAPLLRAGAATILQPALGRSGGIWETKKIAAMAEVYNAQMAPHLYAGPVEWAANVQFAVSIPNLLMAETIETPFHDRLIKSSIRVEEGFIPAPEAPGLGIEVDEDLARAHPYTGTGLHLQMQEDPCDYVNGNAFEGGAPAPRD
- a CDS encoding SOS response-associated peptidase, whose protein sequence is MCGRMAVTLPHDAMAQIFAAAPANALPAVPNYNVCPTNDVHVVTAGDDAGQRRLGAMRWGFIPHWYKKPGDGPLLINARAETIAEKPAFREAARARRGIIVASGFYEWTKDTDGGRDPWYITRRDNGPLALAAVWQDWRPDAEEGMRTCAVVTCGANGPMQQIHHRMPVVLEPEDWPLWLGEAGKGAAVLMKSAPDDALTWHRVDRAVNSNRASGSALVEPV
- a CDS encoding LysR substrate-binding domain-containing protein encodes the protein MIAPRRFLPSISALLAFEAVARLGSATRAAEELSLTQSAVSRQLKTLEDQLGVDLLARNGRQLDLTEAGRAYVGHVRDVLNRLAQASVSARTNPQGGALNLAILPAFGMHWLAPRLRDFARSHPEVTVNLSTRLKPFAIQDSTFDAAIHFGHEDWPGVSYLPLMPETVVPVCAPSLMDAPVRDAAEILKHPLLHLETRPRGWARWLAALDVDADPPAGMVFDQFSTMAQAAIHGLGVALLPTFFADPYLRDGQLALASDQTTQSIGSYYLVWPRERETGAALGSFIAWLAAQAGEAGEK
- a CDS encoding acyl-CoA dehydrogenase; its protein translation is MNAEAPILRAKDAPDLGTFDWSDPFRLDSQLTEDERMIRDSAHAYAQEKLQPRVIDAFANEETDPEIFREMGEMGLLGITIPEEYGGLGSGYVSYGLVAREVERVDSGYRSMMSVQASLVMYPIYAYGSEAQRKKYLPKLCTGEWIGCFGLTEPDAGSDPAGMKTRAVKTENGYKLTGSKMWISNAPIADVCVVWAKSEEHGGKIRGFVLEKGMKGLSAPKVGNKLSLRASITGEIVMDGVEVGEDALLPHVQGLKGPFGCLNRARYGISWGAMGAAEFCWHAARQYGLDRKQFGKPLAQTQLFQKKLADMMTEISLGLQGSLQVGRLMDQANAAPEMVSIVKRNNCGKALEVARNARDMHGGNGISGEFQVIRHMMNLETVNTYEGTHDVHALILGRAQTGLQAFF